One Streptomyces sp. L2 genomic window carries:
- the sigJ gene encoding RNA polymerase sigma factor SigJ encodes MEPVGTGTDGVAAERRQLLNVAYRLLGSVTEAEDAVQDAYARWYELPRLRQESILSPGAWLTTVISRICLDLLGSARVRRERYVGAWLPEPLPDRTEWHHAAGAGPAATTADPADQIVLDESVNLAFLVVLESMTPAERVAFVLHDVFRYPFAQIAEVLDRTPAACKQLAASARRRVDAKGTAVPATGRAEVVRQVREAWESKDIAALVGLLDPAAVMTADGGGLVGTVLRPVEGGARIAQYMVAVAGTAPGLHLLERSVNGVPGLVAERAGTVVTVSSFDITEGRVSRIWVVRNPEKLRPWRRAGRPAPGTGTP; translated from the coding sequence ATGGAACCTGTCGGGACCGGCACGGACGGGGTCGCCGCCGAGCGACGCCAACTGCTCAATGTCGCCTACCGGTTGCTCGGTTCCGTGACGGAGGCCGAGGACGCGGTACAGGACGCCTACGCCCGCTGGTACGAGCTGCCGCGCCTCAGGCAGGAGTCGATCCTGTCCCCCGGCGCCTGGCTGACGACGGTGATCAGCCGCATCTGCCTGGACCTGCTCGGGTCGGCGCGGGTCCGCCGTGAACGCTATGTCGGCGCGTGGCTGCCGGAGCCGCTGCCCGACCGCACCGAGTGGCACCACGCGGCCGGCGCCGGCCCCGCCGCCACCACCGCGGACCCCGCCGACCAGATCGTCCTGGACGAGTCGGTGAACCTGGCCTTCCTCGTCGTGCTGGAGTCGATGACACCCGCCGAGCGGGTGGCGTTCGTCCTGCACGACGTCTTCCGCTACCCCTTCGCCCAGATCGCCGAGGTGCTGGACCGGACCCCCGCGGCCTGCAAGCAACTGGCGGCCTCGGCCCGCCGCCGCGTGGACGCCAAGGGCACGGCTGTGCCCGCGACCGGCCGGGCCGAGGTGGTGAGGCAGGTCCGGGAGGCGTGGGAGAGCAAGGACATCGCGGCGCTCGTCGGGCTCCTCGATCCCGCCGCGGTGATGACGGCCGACGGCGGCGGCCTGGTCGGCACGGTCCTGCGCCCGGTCGAGGGCGGCGCCCGCATCGCCCAGTACATGGTCGCCGTCGCCGGCACGGCCCCGGGACTGCACCTCCTGGAACGGTCGGTCAACGGCGTGCCGGGGCTGGTGGCCGAGCGGGCCGGCACGGTCGTGACCGTGTCCTCCTTCGACATCACCGAGGGACGCGTCAGCCGGATCTGGGTGGTCCGGAACCCGGAGAAGCTACGGCCGTGGCGGCGCGCGGGCCGGCCGGCGCCGGGTACGGGCACGCCGTAG
- a CDS encoding flotillin family protein: protein MDAIGVLAVVCLLLVALALFALSRLFRKVEQGKALIVSRMRKVDVTFTGQVVLPVLHKAEVMDISVKTIEITRAGRDGLICRDNIRADIRISFFVKVNKTVGDVIKVAQSVGTARASDQKTLQELFHAKFSEALKTVGKQLDFTDLYTKREELRYKIIELIGVDLSGYHLEDAAIDYLEQTPLSQLDPANVLDAQGIRKITELTAVEHVRTNEAQRTEEKEITRQNVDAREAVLELERRQADAEIKQKREIETSRAREEAETARVVEEERLRAQGAFLRTEEQLGVQRENQAREVAVAAKNRERVIAVENERIEKDRMLEVIARERETQLTKISADKEVEAQRRDIAEVVRERVAVDRTVAEQEESIKKLRAVEQAERERQAVIIAAEAEAQEKLVKDIKAAEAAEQAATHRAAEELTLAEARLKTADLDARAKLRLAEGVQAEAAAEGLAAVQVRDKEAAVIEKAGRAEAEATQARLRAEAEGARAKALADAEGAKAKALAEAEGARARALADADGIGGKLKAEAEGLTEKAAAMAALDDASRGHEEYRLRLQAEKEIRLAGLDVQRQVAEAQATVLATGLENADIDIVGGESVFFDRLVSSISLGKGVDGFVRHSETAQALARPWLDGTSSFTDDLAGVLGRASTADVQNLTVSALLMKLMKSGGTEAGTVQQLLDRAGELGIADTPLTALNGTARV from the coding sequence ATGGATGCCATCGGCGTGCTCGCCGTCGTCTGTCTGCTCCTCGTCGCCCTCGCGCTGTTCGCGCTCTCGCGGCTGTTCCGCAAGGTGGAGCAGGGCAAGGCGCTGATCGTCTCCAGGATGCGCAAGGTCGACGTCACCTTCACCGGCCAGGTCGTCCTGCCCGTGCTGCACAAGGCGGAGGTGATGGACATCTCGGTGAAGACCATCGAGATCACCCGGGCCGGCCGGGACGGGCTGATCTGCCGGGACAACATCCGCGCCGACATCCGCATCTCGTTCTTCGTGAAGGTCAACAAGACCGTCGGGGACGTCATCAAGGTCGCCCAGTCCGTCGGCACGGCACGCGCCAGCGACCAGAAGACCCTGCAGGAGCTGTTCCACGCCAAGTTCTCCGAGGCGCTGAAGACCGTCGGCAAGCAGCTGGACTTCACCGACCTCTACACCAAGCGCGAGGAACTCCGCTACAAGATCATCGAGTTGATCGGTGTCGACCTCAGCGGCTACCACCTGGAGGACGCGGCGATCGACTACCTGGAGCAGACGCCGCTGTCCCAGCTGGACCCGGCGAACGTCCTGGACGCCCAGGGCATCCGGAAGATCACCGAGCTGACCGCCGTGGAGCACGTGCGCACCAACGAGGCGCAGCGCACGGAGGAGAAGGAGATCACCCGGCAGAACGTGGACGCCCGCGAGGCCGTCCTGGAGCTGGAGCGCCGGCAGGCGGACGCCGAGATCAAGCAGAAGCGGGAGATCGAGACCTCCCGCGCCCGCGAGGAGGCGGAGACCGCCCGGGTGGTGGAGGAGGAGCGGCTGCGTGCGCAGGGCGCGTTCCTGCGCACCGAGGAGCAGCTCGGCGTGCAGCGGGAGAACCAGGCCCGCGAGGTCGCCGTCGCCGCGAAGAACCGCGAGCGGGTCATCGCCGTGGAGAACGAGCGGATCGAGAAGGACCGCATGCTGGAGGTCATCGCCCGGGAGCGGGAGACCCAGCTGACGAAGATCTCCGCCGACAAGGAGGTCGAGGCGCAGCGCCGCGACATCGCCGAGGTCGTGCGCGAACGGGTCGCGGTGGACCGGACGGTCGCCGAGCAGGAGGAGTCCATCAAGAAGCTGCGCGCCGTCGAGCAGGCGGAGCGCGAGCGGCAGGCCGTCATCATCGCCGCCGAGGCCGAGGCGCAGGAGAAGCTGGTCAAGGACATCAAGGCGGCGGAGGCCGCCGAACAGGCCGCCACCCACCGCGCCGCCGAGGAACTCACCCTCGCCGAGGCCCGGTTGAAGACGGCCGATCTCGACGCCCGGGCCAAGCTGCGGCTCGCCGAGGGCGTCCAGGCCGAGGCCGCCGCCGAGGGTCTCGCCGCCGTCCAGGTCCGCGACAAGGAGGCCGCCGTCATCGAGAAGGCGGGCCGGGCCGAGGCGGAGGCCACCCAGGCCCGGCTGCGGGCCGAGGCCGAGGGCGCCAGGGCCAAGGCGCTCGCCGACGCCGAGGGCGCGAAGGCGAAGGCGCTGGCCGAGGCCGAGGGAGCGCGGGCCAGGGCGCTGGCCGACGCCGACGGCATCGGCGGAAAGCTGAAGGCAGAGGCGGAGGGCCTGACCGAGAAGGCCGCCGCGATGGCCGCCCTCGACGACGCCTCCCGCGGCCACGAGGAGTACCGGCTGCGGCTCCAGGCGGAGAAGGAGATCCGGCTCGCCGGCCTGGACGTGCAGCGGCAGGTCGCCGAGGCACAGGCCACGGTGCTCGCCACCGGCCTGGAGAACGCCGACATCGACATCGTCGGCGGGGAATCCGTCTTCTTCGACCGGCTGGTCTCCTCCATTTCGCTCGGCAAGGGCGTCGACGGGTTCGTGCGGCACTCCGAGACCGCGCAGGCCCTGGCCCGCCCGTGGCTCGACGGCACCTCCAGCTTCACCGACGACCTGGCCGGCGTCCTCGGCCGGGCCTCGACCGCCGACGTGCAGAACCTGACGGTCTCCGCGCTGCTGATGAAGCTCATGAAGTCGGGCGGCACCGAGGCCGGCACCGTGCAGCAACTCCTGGACCGGGCGGGCGAACTGGGCATCGCCGACACCCCGCTCACCGCGCTGAACGGCACCGCCAGGGTCTGA
- a CDS encoding CopD family protein, whose product MSTLLLAADTAGYTLPTPWRALTKTGYFIGLTGAIGGLVTYATTVRPALRGTSDGDGDGSRLRDRLSVCLAWSGVVLLVAGYFQLAARVARNGPGMPFGNALAPRRIWQFLRAPADDGAWIAQGTLYLVQNLVLLGAAITLMTLFTRGARRRLDQLALIALPLALAVTLIGAVPATVPLTTDEMLDRVLTQTHIISGTVWLGGLVLLSLLAGARRRLGPDAGLLWADLWRRFSLVAMICVAAVVVSGLWMSWEHVGTVSQLWTTGYGLALLVKTVLVLGMVTAGAVNQFWLMPRMTRARRASDTVSLRHLTLGHFPRVVWGEVVLGLAVLVVVPLLSGSARKEAGGAPAEPSAGVYTAGLALALALAVSLYATARASDALSRRTPAADPA is encoded by the coding sequence ATGAGCACCCTTCTGCTGGCCGCGGACACGGCCGGCTACACGCTGCCCACCCCGTGGCGAGCCCTGACCAAGACCGGCTACTTCATCGGCCTGACCGGCGCCATCGGTGGCCTCGTCACCTACGCGACCACCGTGCGCCCCGCTCTCAGGGGGACGTCGGACGGTGACGGTGACGGCTCCCGGCTGCGTGACCGCCTGTCGGTCTGTCTCGCCTGGTCCGGAGTGGTTCTCCTGGTGGCCGGATACTTCCAGCTCGCCGCGCGGGTGGCCCGGAACGGCCCCGGGATGCCGTTCGGCAACGCCCTCGCGCCACGACGCATATGGCAGTTCCTCAGAGCGCCCGCGGACGACGGCGCCTGGATCGCCCAGGGGACCCTCTACCTGGTGCAGAACCTCGTCCTCCTCGGGGCCGCGATCACCCTCATGACGCTGTTCACCCGCGGCGCCCGGCGCCGGCTGGACCAGCTCGCCCTCATCGCGCTCCCCCTCGCCCTGGCCGTCACGCTGATCGGCGCGGTCCCGGCCACCGTCCCGCTCACGACGGACGAGATGCTGGACCGGGTCCTGACCCAGACCCACATCATCAGCGGCACCGTCTGGCTCGGTGGTCTCGTCCTGCTGAGCCTCCTCGCCGGCGCCCGGCGGCGCCTGGGCCCGGACGCGGGCCTGCTCTGGGCCGACCTGTGGCGGCGCTTCAGCCTCGTCGCGATGATCTGCGTCGCCGCCGTCGTCGTCTCCGGCCTGTGGATGAGCTGGGAACACGTGGGCACCGTCAGCCAGTTGTGGACGACCGGCTACGGACTCGCGCTGCTCGTGAAGACCGTCCTCGTCCTGGGCATGGTCACCGCGGGCGCCGTCAACCAGTTCTGGCTGATGCCCCGCATGACGCGGGCCCGCCGCGCGAGCGACACCGTCTCCCTCCGCCACCTGACGCTCGGGCACTTCCCCAGGGTCGTCTGGGGCGAGGTCGTCCTCGGCCTGGCCGTCCTCGTCGTCGTGCCCCTCCTCAGCGGATCCGCCCGCAAGGAAGCCGGCGGCGCCCCGGCCGAACCGTCGGCGGGCGTCTACACCGCGGGCCTGGCCCTCGCCCTCGCCCTGGCCGTCTCCCTCTACGCCACGGCCCGCGCGTCCGACGCCCTCTCACGCCGGACACCCGCCGCCGACCCCGCCTGA
- a CDS encoding helix-turn-helix domain-containing protein: MTHRETPERYLDGYDRILKEVSDTGRRLTREELESRRVLGEHAADDGHGLRALVSAHLSATRAGWPSTGSGTADSVLAAVQQAIDAFAEGYERAQTLAVRQEEAARREFIDDLLYGRSDLGRLAERAERFGLRLAHAHAVAVARGPAAYTEGDAVPRQVEQALLARFGNRSALLTTKDGRLLCIAPGHEDEILPYFAKRAHAATDGGTVAIGRPQPGPGGVVQSYEEALNTLELADRLGLDDPVLRAVDLLVYPVLTRDRQAMADLVLDTLGPLTAARGGAEPLLATLTAYFDVGCVAAEAARRLSLSVRALTYRLERIHKLTGANPADPGHRYMLQTAVIGARLLDWPAKAL; encoded by the coding sequence GTGACACACCGGGAGACGCCCGAGCGGTATCTGGACGGCTACGACCGCATCCTGAAGGAGGTCTCGGACACCGGCCGCCGGCTCACCCGGGAGGAGCTGGAGTCGCGGCGCGTGCTGGGTGAGCACGCCGCCGACGACGGGCATGGACTGCGCGCCCTGGTCAGCGCCCATCTGTCTGCCACCCGCGCGGGCTGGCCGAGTACCGGCTCCGGTACGGCGGACAGCGTCCTGGCCGCCGTGCAGCAGGCGATAGACGCCTTCGCGGAGGGGTACGAACGCGCGCAGACCCTCGCCGTACGCCAGGAGGAGGCGGCCCGCCGCGAGTTCATCGACGACCTGCTCTACGGCCGCAGCGACCTGGGCCGCCTCGCGGAGCGCGCCGAACGCTTCGGGCTGCGGCTCGCCCACGCCCACGCGGTCGCCGTGGCGCGCGGCCCGGCCGCCTACACGGAGGGCGACGCGGTGCCCCGCCAGGTGGAGCAGGCGCTCCTCGCCCGCTTCGGCAACCGCAGCGCCCTGCTCACGACCAAGGACGGCCGGCTGCTGTGCATCGCCCCCGGCCACGAGGACGAGATCCTGCCCTACTTCGCGAAGCGGGCGCACGCCGCCACCGACGGGGGCACGGTGGCCATCGGGCGCCCCCAGCCGGGCCCCGGCGGAGTCGTCCAGTCGTACGAGGAGGCCCTCAACACCCTCGAACTGGCCGACCGGCTGGGCCTGGACGACCCGGTGCTGCGCGCCGTCGACCTGCTCGTGTACCCGGTCCTCACCCGTGACCGGCAGGCCATGGCCGACCTGGTGCTGGACACCCTCGGCCCGCTGACGGCGGCCCGGGGCGGTGCCGAGCCGCTCCTGGCCACGCTCACGGCCTACTTCGACGTGGGCTGTGTGGCCGCGGAGGCCGCCCGCCGCCTGTCGCTGAGCGTGCGCGCCCTGACGTACCGGCTGGAGCGCATCCACAAGCTCACCGGCGCCAACCCGGCCGATCCGGGGCACCGTTACATGCTGCAGACCGCGGTCATCGGCGCCCGGCTGCTGGACTGGCCGGCCAAGGCCCTGTGA
- a CDS encoding MFS transporter, which yields MKAEASGARPEPAGMRPWRFVVWFGAVSLLADFVYEGARSVTGPLLASLGASALVVGVVTGAGEAAALVLRLVSGPLADRTRRFWGLAIAGYALTVVSVPPLGVVGVLWAACVLVVAERVGKAVRSPAKDTLLSHATAATGRGRGFAVHEAMDQVGALVGPLTVAGVLALTGGDYGPALGVLAAPGVAVLGLLFWLRARVPDPEAYERAVTGAAGGPPPAPGGRLPAAFWTYAAFTATTTAGFATFGVLSYHLVTRHLLTTAWVPVLYAGAMAVDAVAALATGWWYDRIGPRVLVVLPVLAAAVPALAFTDTVAWAVGGSLVWGAAMGVQESTLRATVADLVPTPRRATAYGIFAGVVGGAGLAGGALTGALYDYSIPTLITVVAAIQALALVLLAVTRPRHRRP from the coding sequence GTGAAGGCCGAGGCGTCCGGGGCGCGGCCGGAACCCGCGGGGATGCGGCCGTGGCGTTTCGTCGTGTGGTTCGGGGCGGTCAGCCTGCTCGCCGACTTCGTGTACGAGGGCGCCCGTTCGGTCACCGGCCCGCTGCTGGCCTCGCTGGGCGCCTCCGCCCTCGTCGTCGGTGTCGTCACCGGTGCCGGTGAGGCGGCGGCGCTGGTGCTGCGGCTGGTGTCCGGCCCGCTCGCGGACCGGACCCGCAGGTTCTGGGGGCTGGCGATCGCCGGGTACGCGCTGACCGTCGTCTCCGTGCCGCCGCTCGGCGTGGTCGGCGTGCTGTGGGCGGCCTGCGTCCTGGTGGTCGCCGAGCGGGTGGGCAAGGCGGTGCGCTCACCGGCGAAGGACACCCTCCTGTCGCACGCGACGGCCGCGACCGGCCGCGGCCGGGGGTTCGCCGTGCACGAGGCGATGGACCAGGTCGGCGCCCTCGTCGGCCCGTTGACGGTGGCCGGTGTCCTCGCCCTGACCGGCGGCGACTACGGTCCCGCGCTGGGCGTCCTCGCGGCACCCGGGGTGGCCGTGCTGGGGTTGCTGTTCTGGCTGCGGGCCCGGGTGCCGGACCCGGAGGCGTACGAGCGCGCGGTGACCGGCGCCGCGGGCGGCCCGCCACCGGCACCCGGCGGTCGGCTGCCGGCCGCCTTCTGGACCTACGCGGCGTTCACCGCGACCACGACCGCCGGGTTCGCCACCTTCGGCGTGCTGTCGTACCACCTGGTGACCCGGCACCTGCTGACGACCGCCTGGGTGCCCGTGCTGTACGCGGGCGCGATGGCCGTCGACGCGGTGGCCGCGCTGGCCACCGGCTGGTGGTACGACCGGATCGGCCCGCGGGTGCTCGTCGTCCTGCCCGTCCTGGCCGCCGCCGTACCGGCGCTCGCGTTCACCGACACCGTCGCGTGGGCCGTCGGCGGGTCCCTGGTGTGGGGTGCGGCGATGGGCGTGCAGGAGTCCACGCTGCGGGCGACGGTCGCCGACCTGGTGCCCACGCCCCGGCGGGCCACCGCCTACGGGATCTTCGCCGGGGTGGTCGGCGGGGCGGGCCTGGCGGGCGGGGCGCTCACCGGTGCCCTGTACGACTACTCGATCCCGACGCTGATCACGGTGGTGGCCGCGATCCAGGCGCTCGCCCTGGTGCTGCTCGCCGTGACCCGCCCGCGGCACCGTCGGCCGTGA
- a CDS encoding maleylpyruvate isomerase N-terminal domain-containing protein, translating into MMPSQVEEALPELVPFVRAVQGRRPDDGTWCEAWTVRDVLVHQTGNAEELARVLEAFLAGAPAETRGFEREAPYRRMPDSELWAAFVSRCAHLVDVASAAADDLPADTEVMWTGRSVTVPFFVEHMRQELVLHRWDLTGDDRTAVRALDEPWMTEHSVMSVGRPLLTKGRAGLDLGPGERVEGRLRTPGTDDVVVTADADGAAIRLAAPEGPATIESDAAVRLLLLWGRRPADPSRWHSSTGPENLLAVRTLLGGY; encoded by the coding sequence ATGATGCCCTCCCAGGTCGAAGAAGCCCTGCCGGAACTGGTCCCCTTCGTCCGTGCCGTGCAGGGGCGGCGGCCCGACGACGGGACGTGGTGCGAGGCCTGGACGGTACGCGACGTCCTGGTCCACCAGACGGGCAACGCCGAGGAACTGGCCCGGGTCCTGGAGGCGTTCCTCGCCGGGGCGCCGGCGGAGACCCGGGGCTTCGAGCGTGAGGCTCCCTACCGGCGGATGCCCGACTCCGAACTGTGGGCGGCCTTCGTCAGCCGCTGCGCACATCTCGTGGACGTGGCCTCGGCCGCCGCGGACGACCTGCCCGCGGACACGGAGGTGATGTGGACCGGTCGGTCCGTGACGGTCCCCTTCTTCGTCGAACACATGCGTCAGGAACTCGTGCTGCACCGCTGGGACCTCACCGGTGACGACCGTACGGCGGTCCGGGCACTCGACGAACCGTGGATGACCGAGCACAGCGTCATGTCGGTCGGCCGCCCGCTGCTGACGAAGGGCCGCGCCGGCCTGGACCTGGGGCCCGGGGAGCGGGTCGAGGGCCGGCTGCGCACGCCGGGCACGGACGACGTCGTGGTGACCGCCGACGCCGACGGCGCCGCCATCCGCCTGGCCGCTCCCGAGGGCCCCGCCACGATCGAGAGCGACGCCGCCGTACGCCTGCTGCTGCTCTGGGGCAGGCGCCCGGCCGATCCCTCGCGCTGGCACAGCTCCACCGGGCCGGAGAACCTGCTGGCGGTCCGGACGCTGCTGGGCGGCTACTGA